A region of Anolis carolinensis isolate JA03-04 unplaced genomic scaffold, rAnoCar3.1.pri scaffold_7, whole genome shotgun sequence DNA encodes the following proteins:
- the bhlha9 gene encoding class A basic helix-loop-helix protein 9: MSPEPQDADGRQESRPSEAKANGKRPGRSESRRAAANVRERKRVLDYNRAFNALRAALRHQAGGKRLSKIATLRRAIGRIADLSRALRPDAVPGPSPRATPCDNRTREGATYFAYADRAPGGAPYFAGPSSQRRYDDADNADARCSCRPDGCPGKSASGVQSRHAFLWECRYF, encoded by the coding sequence ATGTCTCCGGAGCCGCAGGACGCTGACGGGAGGCAAGAGAGCCGTCCGTCGGAAGCGAAAGCCAACGGCAAACGTCCGGGCCGTTCCGAGTCCCGTCGCGCGGCGGCCAACGTCCGCGAGCGCAAGCGCGTCCTGGACTACAACCGGGCCTTCAACGCGCTGCGGGCGGCCCTGCGCCACCAGGCCGGCGGGAAGCGCCTCTCCAAGATCGCCACCCTGCGCCGGGCCATCGGGCGCATCGCCGACCTCTCCCGGGCCCTGCGCCCAGACGCCGTTCCTGGACCCTCTCCCAGGGCCACGCCGTGCGATAACCGGACTCGGGAAGGCGCCACGTACTTCGCGTACGCTGACCGTGCTCCGGGAGGAGCCCCGTACTTCGCGGGACCGTCCTCCCAGCGCCGATACGACGACGCCGACAACGCTGATGCCCGCTGCTCGTGTCGTCCAGACGGGTGTCCCGGGAAGAGCGCCAGCGGGGTGCAAAGCCGGCACGCTTTCCTCTGGGAGTGCAGGTACTTCTGA